The following are encoded in a window of Candidatus Oleimmundimicrobium sp. genomic DNA:
- the corA gene encoding magnesium/cobalt transporter CorA: MIKTLVYVPGEGIKEGVPFGNIKEFVDKDSCSIWVDLEEPTEDNFKILADIFNLHPLAIEDAKTKFNLPKIDEHVGYLFIVWHDLLGSSGLDKMETAEVDIFLGKNFFVTVHDRKMKNLDLIFDHCKQAPDFMSRGAEWVLHHLLDVMVDGDFLLVDRISNEVDELEDRIFEVPTQENLKELFLYKRQLITIRKIAAPQREIISVLLRHETFIERHAYIYFQDVADHLIRIVDSVDTARDVISGAMDIYLSNVSNRMNEVMKKLTIVATIFIPLTLITGIYGMNFKNMPELYWTYGYFIVLIVMVSFVFGVFIYFKSKRW; encoded by the coding sequence ATGATTAAAACTTTAGTATATGTTCCAGGCGAGGGGATAAAAGAAGGTGTTCCTTTTGGAAACATAAAAGAGTTTGTAGATAAGGATAGTTGTTCTATCTGGGTAGATTTAGAGGAGCCCACAGAAGACAATTTCAAAATCCTTGCTGACATATTTAACCTCCATCCGCTTGCTATCGAAGATGCTAAAACGAAGTTCAATCTTCCAAAAATTGATGAGCATGTGGGATATCTTTTCATTGTATGGCATGACCTTTTAGGTTCCTCTGGTTTAGATAAAATGGAGACTGCTGAAGTTGATATCTTCTTAGGTAAAAATTTTTTTGTAACAGTTCATGATAGAAAGATGAAAAATCTCGACTTGATTTTCGACCACTGCAAACAAGCCCCCGATTTTATGAGCAGGGGAGCAGAATGGGTTTTGCATCACCTGCTTGATGTGATGGTCGACGGAGACTTCCTTTTGGTCGATAGAATAAGCAACGAGGTTGACGAGCTTGAAGATAGAATATTTGAGGTTCCCACGCAGGAAAATCTCAAAGAGTTGTTTTTATATAAACGTCAGCTTATCACCATACGTAAAATAGCTGCTCCACAAAGGGAAATAATTAGTGTTTTGTTGAGACACGAAACTTTTATTGAGAGACATGCTTATATCTATTTTCAAGATGTTGCTGACCATTTGATAAGAATCGTCGATTCTGTTGATACAGCTAGAGATGTTATAAGTGGAGCCATGGATATCTATTTAAGCAACGTTTCCAACAGAATGAATGAGGTAATGAAGAAGTTGACTATAGTTGCGACGATTTTTATACCGCTTACTCTAATAACCGGTATATATGGGATGAATTTTAAGAATATGCCTGAGTTATACTGGACGTATGGTTATTTTATTGTTTTGATTGTTATGGTGTCTTTTGTTTTTGGAGTATTCATTTATTTTAAATCTAAACGGTGGTGA
- the pgsA gene encoding CDP-diacylglycerol--glycerol-3-phosphate 3-phosphatidyltransferase, giving the protein MEYSFILNLNGGDDFLGIANILTIIRLILIPFFIYFFLLGYNYIALFLFTLAALTDWLDGYLARAFSQVTSFGKFIDPLSDRLLIISTLVVLVVKDFLPLLAVIIVISRDLFTMIGYQYMQWRDKEVPVTYLGKTATAILMSSIILIIAGVNFGVLLFYFGVFLSVASFIDYVRRATFVLKYEER; this is encoded by the coding sequence TTGGAGTATTCATTTATTTTAAATCTAAACGGTGGTGATGATTTCTTGGGAATTGCGAATATCTTGACGATTATCCGATTAATTTTAATTCCCTTCTTTATCTATTTTTTTCTTTTAGGTTATAATTATATTGCTCTATTTCTGTTTACCCTGGCTGCGCTCACCGATTGGCTAGATGGTTATTTAGCGAGGGCTTTTTCTCAAGTAACTAGTTTCGGGAAATTTATCGATCCTCTTTCGGATCGCTTATTAATTATAAGTACCTTGGTTGTGTTAGTGGTAAAGGATTTCTTACCTTTACTTGCCGTGATTATAGTAATTTCGAGAGATTTATTTACAATGATTGGTTATCAGTATATGCAATGGCGCGACAAAGAGGTGCCTGTAACTTACCTTGGAAAAACTGCAACTGCAATCTTGATGAGCTCGATAATTTTAATAATAGCCGGTGTAAATTTTGGGGTTTTGCTTTTTTACTTTGGAGTTTTTCTATCTGTTGCGTCATTTATAGATTACGTTCGAAGAGCAACTTTCGTGTTGAAGTATGAGGAGAGGTGA
- a CDS encoding mannose-1-phosphate guanyltransferase: MKAVVMAGGEGTRLRPITSNHPKPMVHIANKPIMEHIIEHLKKHKITDIVATLQFLPSVIKSYFAEGEELGVNLSYAIEDVPLGTAGSVKNAEDYLDDTFIVISGDALTDIDLTKVVNFHKKNKSMATIALKKVENPLEFGIVITNKKGRVERFLEKPSWGEVFSDTINTGIYVLEPEIFKYIPEGKPFDFSKDLFPYLLKNGFPLYGFVVDDYWCDIGNIKQYIEAQRDVLDGKVNINMPGIKMGDNIWIGEGASIGPNAKILGPAIIGHDSMIENDAVIGRYSVIGNNAIVREKAKIYRAIVGENSYIGSNAILNGCIVGRNCDVKKSVRLEQGVVLGDDCRVEDSAVINPDVKIYPFKVIDGGATINRSIIWESKGTRTLFGRNGVSGIINIDVTPDTAARLAMAYGTSLKKGSYVAVSRDSNRASRMIKRAIVAGLGSAGIHCQDLRMSPTPINRFAIRSMRCAGGIHVHISHFDPQLIEIIFFDSNGINLSKGEQRKIERYFYREDFRRAFHNEIGETSFPTLTYEYYANALLKKINKTEIRKKKFRIIIDYSYGNSVLVLPQLIGKLECEVISLNAFTDEDKSTLSIREFGQSLEQLGRTVNTFKADLGVLIDATCERLLMIDEKGNRISYDSLLLLLIDLVSRFGQKGKIAVPITVPSAAEKIAEKNRRKILRTKLSATDLMTTALRKDVVFAGAQGGRFIFPRFLPAYDAMQSLCLSLEYLAKAKTPISKLIEGLPKYHLAQKNTFCAWENKGLVMRSLLEKTKGKKIDLTDGIKIFEDDYWVLVIPDPEEPVCRVYCEAESDEEAMAQVDKYLSLISKIICTQ, encoded by the coding sequence TTGAAAGCAGTAGTTATGGCAGGAGGCGAAGGTACAAGGCTTAGGCCGATTACAAGTAATCATCCAAAGCCCATGGTGCACATAGCAAATAAACCGATCATGGAACACATCATCGAGCACCTTAAAAAACACAAGATCACAGACATTGTAGCCACTCTACAATTTCTTCCAAGTGTTATTAAAAGTTATTTTGCCGAAGGGGAAGAGCTCGGTGTAAATTTAAGTTATGCAATAGAAGATGTTCCTCTTGGAACGGCTGGCAGCGTAAAAAATGCTGAGGATTACTTAGATGATACATTCATTGTAATAAGCGGAGACGCATTAACTGATATTGATTTAACAAAAGTTGTTAATTTCCATAAAAAAAACAAATCGATGGCTACCATAGCTTTAAAAAAAGTGGAAAATCCCTTGGAGTTTGGAATTGTGATAACTAATAAAAAAGGGCGTGTCGAGCGGTTTTTAGAAAAACCCTCATGGGGCGAGGTTTTTAGCGATACCATTAATACCGGAATTTATGTTTTAGAACCAGAAATATTTAAGTATATTCCCGAAGGTAAACCGTTTGATTTCAGTAAAGACCTTTTCCCCTATCTTTTAAAGAATGGGTTTCCGCTATACGGTTTTGTTGTCGATGATTATTGGTGTGATATAGGGAACATTAAACAATACATCGAGGCCCAGCGAGACGTGTTAGACGGTAAAGTAAATATAAATATGCCCGGAATTAAGATGGGGGATAATATATGGATTGGCGAGGGAGCTTCAATCGGTCCCAATGCAAAAATTTTAGGTCCGGCGATAATAGGCCATGACTCAATGATTGAGAATGACGCGGTTATAGGCAGGTATTCTGTTATTGGGAACAATGCCATTGTTAGAGAAAAAGCTAAAATTTATAGAGCCATTGTTGGAGAAAATTCTTATATTGGTTCAAATGCTATTCTTAACGGATGTATTGTTGGAAGAAACTGCGATGTCAAGAAATCGGTTCGGTTGGAACAAGGAGTGGTTTTGGGTGATGATTGCCGTGTTGAAGATAGCGCTGTTATCAATCCTGATGTAAAAATTTACCCTTTTAAAGTAATAGACGGGGGAGCTACCATTAACCGAAGTATTATTTGGGAATCTAAAGGGACTCGCACCCTTTTCGGCCGCAATGGTGTTTCAGGAATAATTAACATAGATGTTACTCCGGATACGGCTGCGCGGTTAGCTATGGCTTATGGGACTTCGTTAAAAAAAGGGTCTTATGTTGCGGTAAGTAGAGATTCAAACCGGGCTTCACGAATGATTAAAAGGGCGATAGTTGCCGGTCTTGGTTCTGCGGGAATTCATTGTCAGGATTTGAGGATGTCTCCAACTCCAATAAATAGATTTGCAATTCGCTCTATGCGATGTGCTGGAGGAATTCACGTTCATATTTCACATTTTGACCCCCAATTAATTGAAATTATATTTTTTGATTCAAACGGAATTAATCTTTCTAAAGGTGAACAGAGAAAAATCGAACGTTATTTTTACCGAGAAGATTTTAGGCGTGCTTTTCATAACGAAATAGGAGAAACTTCATTTCCAACACTTACTTATGAGTACTATGCCAATGCACTATTAAAAAAGATAAATAAGACCGAAATAAGAAAGAAAAAGTTTAGAATTATAATAGATTATTCATATGGGAATTCTGTTCTGGTATTGCCCCAGCTAATTGGGAAGTTAGAATGTGAGGTAATTTCTTTAAACGCATTCACAGATGAGGATAAATCAACTTTGAGCATTAGAGAGTTCGGGCAATCACTTGAACAATTAGGCAGAACCGTTAATACATTTAAGGCCGATTTAGGTGTTTTAATTGATGCCACATGTGAAAGATTGCTTATGATAGACGAAAAGGGAAACAGGATTAGCTATGACTCGTTATTGCTTTTACTTATTGATTTAGTATCTCGATTTGGGCAAAAAGGTAAAATAGCAGTACCGATTACTGTACCAAGTGCCGCTGAGAAAATTGCCGAGAAAAATAGGCGAAAAATTTTAAGAACCAAGCTAAGCGCAACTGATTTGATGACTACCGCCTTAAGAAAAGATGTTGTTTTTGCTGGAGCGCAAGGCGGACGTTTTATTTTTCCGCGATTTCTTCCAGCGTATGATGCGATGCAATCTCTTTGTTTGTCGCTTGAATATTTAGCAAAAGCAAAGACTCCGATTTCCAAATTAATAGAAGGTTTACCGAAATATCATCTTGCACAAAAAAATACGTTTTGTGCTTGGGAAAACAAAGGTTTGGTTATGCGTAGCTTGTTAGAAAAAACTAAAGGCAAAAAAATTGACTTAACTGATGGTATCAAAATTTTTGAAGATGACTATTGGGTACTTGTGATTCCCGATCCGGAAGAACCAGTTTGCAGAGTTTATTGTGAAGCCGAGTCAGATGAGGAAGCAATGGCCCAGGTAGATAAATATTTGAGCTTAATCAGCAAAATTATTTGCACACAATAA
- a CDS encoding phosphoglucomutase/phosphomannomutase family protein — translation MRDTIKFGTDGWRAIMCDSFIFKNVRIVTQAIANYLHNCGLSEKGVVIGYDNRFCSEDFADVCASVLIGNKIPVFLIKDSTPTPVTACSINFFKAAGAIMLTASHNPAKYNGLKFVPEYAGPATSEITSQIEKEINLIFKNKKVFFDDTKGNDLLHVIDPVDRYLEHLKGLINFEVIREAKLKIAFDPMYGSGQVVMKKVLEEAGCEVYPINDYRDVLFGGRLPEPSLENLSELQSLVLSKKADLGLALDGDADRFGTIDNKGYFLSSNQGLSVLCSYLLGDRKSDGKVVRTISTTHLLDKIAAKFGVKFEETPVGFKYIGQIMLKEPVVIGGEESGGLSILGHVPEKDGILAGLLFCEVTANKNESLSNLLDEIYSEYGHFYNYRLDIHCSQDKKTKLLRDLKNNPPSSISGLKVNEVLLKDGVKFLLEGDSWILIRPSGTEPLVRIYMESCSTKTLENLRQYAETLLN, via the coding sequence ATGCGGGACACTATAAAATTTGGGACCGATGGTTGGCGAGCTATCATGTGCGATAGCTTTATCTTTAAAAATGTAAGAATAGTGACTCAGGCGATAGCCAATTATCTCCATAATTGTGGTTTATCCGAAAAAGGGGTGGTTATCGGTTACGATAATCGTTTTTGTTCTGAAGATTTTGCCGATGTTTGTGCTTCGGTCTTAATCGGAAACAAAATTCCTGTTTTTTTAATTAAAGACTCAACACCGACACCTGTCACTGCATGCTCTATAAATTTTTTTAAGGCCGCGGGGGCAATTATGTTAACGGCTAGTCATAATCCAGCAAAATATAATGGCCTTAAGTTTGTTCCAGAATATGCCGGTCCAGCCACTTCGGAAATAACTTCGCAGATAGAGAAAGAAATAAACTTGATTTTTAAAAATAAAAAAGTATTTTTTGATGACACCAAAGGTAATGATTTGCTGCATGTTATCGACCCGGTTGATAGATATTTAGAGCACTTAAAGGGTCTAATTAATTTTGAAGTAATTCGAGAAGCCAAATTGAAAATTGCTTTTGATCCCATGTATGGTTCGGGCCAGGTTGTGATGAAAAAAGTGCTTGAAGAAGCAGGTTGTGAGGTCTATCCAATTAATGATTATCGTGATGTGCTTTTTGGCGGCAGATTACCCGAGCCGTCTTTAGAAAACTTAAGCGAACTTCAGTCTTTAGTTTTAAGCAAAAAAGCTGACCTTGGTTTGGCGTTAGACGGAGACGCGGATAGGTTTGGCACAATTGACAATAAGGGGTATTTTCTTTCATCAAATCAAGGCCTCTCGGTTTTATGTTCATACTTACTTGGGGATCGTAAATCAGACGGTAAGGTGGTTAGAACCATATCAACCACTCATTTACTTGATAAAATTGCGGCAAAATTTGGTGTAAAGTTTGAAGAAACTCCTGTTGGTTTTAAATATATTGGTCAGATAATGCTAAAAGAACCAGTAGTTATAGGAGGGGAAGAAAGCGGTGGTTTGAGTATATTGGGGCATGTGCCTGAAAAAGATGGAATATTGGCCGGCCTGTTGTTTTGTGAGGTTACCGCTAATAAAAATGAATCCTTATCGAATTTACTCGATGAAATTTATTCAGAATATGGACATTTTTATAATTACCGCTTAGACATTCATTGTTCACAAGACAAAAAAACAAAATTGTTGCGCGATTTGAAAAACAACCCCCCTTCTTCGATAAGTGGTTTGAAAGTTAACGAGGTTCTATTGAAAGATGGTGTTAAGTTTCTACTTGAGGGGGACAGTTGGATTTTAATAAGGCCATCAGGCACGGAACCCCTCGTTAGGATTTATATGGAAAGTTGTTCTACAAAGACCCTCGAGAATCTTCGTCAATACGCGGAAACTCTTCTTAATTAA
- a CDS encoding DUF881 domain-containing protein: MQFTKWRISLMVGFIVLGILLATSFYSQQKFKETGPSSRKEGLMESVEALEVERERLKNELSKTRKEVEDYEKQAAANEGILTSFTQENEELKKAAGLTYLTGTGVEITLADSSQLPEFENPNNYIIHDYDLRLAVNALLSGEARGIDVNGQRLISTSAIRCAGNTVMINSTRLSSPYKIKAIGEQDRLLKALQEDEGFAQLLQSYAKAFGLIVKVDKISELRLPSYKGSLHLEYAESVGEK; the protein is encoded by the coding sequence ATGCAATTTACAAAATGGCGCATTTCTCTAATGGTTGGATTTATAGTTTTAGGGATACTTCTTGCAACCTCTTTCTATTCACAACAAAAGTTTAAGGAAACCGGTCCATCATCTAGAAAAGAGGGGCTTATGGAATCAGTTGAAGCACTGGAAGTAGAACGCGAACGATTAAAGAATGAGTTGTCAAAAACGCGTAAAGAAGTAGAAGATTACGAGAAGCAAGCCGCTGCCAACGAGGGCATTCTTACGTCTTTTACCCAAGAAAATGAAGAATTAAAAAAAGCGGCCGGATTAACTTATTTGACGGGGACCGGGGTGGAGATAACTCTTGCGGATAGTTCACAACTTCCTGAGTTTGAAAATCCCAATAACTATATTATCCATGATTATGATTTACGTCTAGCCGTTAACGCGTTATTAAGCGGTGAAGCGCGGGGAATTGACGTAAACGGTCAAAGACTCATTTCTACCAGTGCCATTAGGTGTGCGGGAAATACGGTTATGATTAATTCCACTCGACTCTCGTCTCCCTACAAAATTAAGGCAATTGGGGAACAAGACAGATTACTTAAAGCTCTTCAAGAAGATGAAGGTTTCGCGCAGCTTTTGCAAAGTTACGCAAAAGCTTTTGGTTTAATTGTCAAGGTTGATAAAATTTCTGAATTAAGATTACCGTCTTACAAAGGAAGTTTGCATCTTGAATATGCTGAATCTGTGGGGGAAAAGTAA
- a CDS encoding small basic family protein, protein MLPLIGLLIGVALGLILKIPVPPSYAKYLGVATLAALDSAFGGIRASLEKEFNDKLFISGFFSNTILAAFIVYMGDRLGVEPLYYAAIVAFGVRLFQNIAVIRRIIFERKYWGQE, encoded by the coding sequence ATGTTGCCATTAATTGGTTTGTTGATAGGGGTAGCACTTGGTTTAATTTTAAAAATTCCTGTGCCGCCTTCTTATGCCAAATATTTAGGAGTAGCGACCTTAGCTGCCTTAGATAGCGCGTTTGGCGGAATTAGGGCTAGCTTGGAAAAAGAGTTCAATGACAAACTGTTTATTTCGGGCTTCTTTAGTAATACCATTCTTGCGGCTTTTATTGTGTATATGGGAGATCGTTTAGGCGTTGAACCTCTTTATTACGCCGCTATCGTAGCTTTCGGTGTTCGCTTGTTTCAAAATATTGCGGTAATCAGACGTATTATTTTTGAAAGAAAGTATTGGGGACAAGAATGA
- a CDS encoding DUF881 domain-containing protein codes for MKDIFHVYNVYDRLQTKRMQVAIAVIFAIIGMLLVTQLQIQSGISKKLQQESKQDLGEIIRDLDIEVRALQEERRDLEIRLVKYQNATEDQQLILNEAAHNLENLKIFAGLIGVKGEGVEVVIEDKQQFLDCYDLIDVVNELKAGGAEVLSINGIRITANTSFANESGGQIVIDKKKVSPSFIIKAIGNSETLSQAVGLLGGIQYTLTSYEGVTFEVARMESLEIPPTDFN; via the coding sequence ATGAAAGATATTTTTCATGTTTATAATGTTTATGATCGTTTACAGACGAAAAGGATGCAGGTTGCTATAGCAGTTATTTTTGCTATCATTGGCATGCTTTTGGTGACCCAGCTTCAAATTCAAAGTGGTATCTCTAAAAAATTGCAGCAAGAATCTAAACAAGACCTGGGTGAAATTATTAGAGATTTGGATATAGAAGTAAGAGCATTGCAGGAAGAGAGAAGAGATTTAGAAATAAGACTTGTTAAATATCAGAACGCAACCGAAGACCAGCAATTAATTTTAAATGAAGCAGCTCATAATCTGGAGAATTTAAAGATATTTGCCGGGCTAATAGGGGTTAAAGGTGAGGGTGTTGAGGTGGTAATCGAAGACAAACAACAATTTTTAGACTGTTATGATCTTATAGATGTTGTCAATGAACTTAAAGCGGGAGGGGCTGAAGTTCTTTCAATAAACGGAATACGTATTACGGCTAATACAAGTTTTGCTAATGAATCAGGAGGTCAAATTGTTATTGATAAAAAGAAAGTTAGCCCCTCTTTTATTATTAAAGCAATAGGAAATTCAGAAACGCTTTCTCAGGCCGTTGGTTTATTAGGTGGGATTCAGTATACTTTGACTTCCTACGAAGGGGTGACTTTTGAGGTTGCAAGGATGGAGAGTTTAGAAATACCGCCAACCGATTTTAATTAA
- a CDS encoding VanW family protein: MDILKAIKLFKIKNFFKANKKTIVVLAASIIMLVALPTLADAVIHYGKIHHGIKINGINVGYLTPQESQKKVSQEMEHVLSKSVIVQHENMEWKLTPTDIKTNLNVAKSVEKAYNVGRKGGFISCFKIRFLTWFSPIESPLICYTDSRLINSFINNIAKEVDKEPRDAGLEINGTDIEVIKSQIGIKVKKTDLFSQIKDKVVSLENRKINLPTSISPAVVADDGVEQAKADLVKMLQASLILKYSDKRWEVGPEKIGELVAFNKTDEFFNERKKVVLKAALDKEKVESYIKEVTQDISKKAEDAKFEIIGKKVKIIPSVDGNKIDTAVAYLEIEKVIKSNPPREIILKMKTVKPDLATEEAQAMGIKERVSVFKTYYSAGNAPRVNNIHLLAGTLDEMLVAPGEIFSFNEFVGPRTTEKGYQEAGTIINGEVVPTIGGGVCQVGTTIFNTAFFGGYPIIERSNHSFYISKYPTGRDATVSYGGPDFRFKNDTSAHILIKTSYSNSSVTVSFYSTGFGINVSYDTSQFSNIVSCPIEYVEDSTINKGEQKIEEQGINGFDVTVYRTVTKNGETIRKDKFFSRYKPKKAVILIGTKDNFEQEEDGAVPKDYEETTSTA, from the coding sequence ATGGATATATTAAAAGCAATTAAGTTATTTAAAATTAAAAACTTTTTTAAAGCCAACAAGAAAACCATTGTAGTTTTGGCGGCTTCAATTATAATGCTTGTGGCTTTGCCAACTTTGGCAGATGCTGTTATTCATTACGGTAAAATTCACCATGGCATAAAAATAAATGGCATCAACGTCGGTTATCTAACTCCTCAAGAATCCCAAAAAAAGGTTTCTCAAGAGATGGAGCATGTCTTAAGTAAATCCGTTATTGTTCAGCACGAAAACATGGAGTGGAAATTAACGCCCACCGACATTAAAACAAACTTAAATGTTGCAAAAAGTGTCGAAAAAGCCTACAACGTCGGAAGGAAGGGAGGTTTTATCTCTTGCTTTAAGATAAGATTTTTAACTTGGTTTTCGCCAATTGAATCCCCGCTTATTTGTTACACGGATAGTCGACTCATAAATTCTTTTATTAATAATATCGCTAAAGAGGTTGATAAAGAGCCGAGGGACGCGGGTTTAGAGATTAATGGAACAGATATTGAAGTTATAAAAAGTCAAATTGGAATAAAAGTAAAAAAGACAGATTTATTTTCTCAAATTAAAGATAAGGTTGTTTCACTTGAGAACAGGAAAATTAATCTTCCCACAAGTATTTCCCCGGCCGTTGTTGCTGATGATGGCGTTGAGCAGGCCAAGGCGGATCTTGTTAAGATGCTTCAAGCTTCTCTAATCTTAAAATATTCGGATAAGCGCTGGGAAGTTGGGCCTGAAAAAATAGGGGAGCTTGTTGCATTCAACAAGACAGATGAATTTTTTAATGAGAGGAAAAAAGTTGTTCTTAAAGCAGCTTTAGATAAAGAGAAAGTTGAGTCATACATAAAAGAAGTTACCCAGGATATTAGCAAAAAAGCAGAAGACGCAAAATTTGAAATAATTGGTAAGAAAGTAAAGATTATTCCGAGTGTTGATGGGAATAAAATCGATACGGCTGTTGCATATTTAGAAATTGAGAAAGTTATAAAAAGTAATCCACCCCGTGAAATAATTTTAAAGATGAAAACAGTAAAACCAGATCTTGCTACCGAAGAAGCTCAAGCGATGGGGATTAAAGAACGAGTGAGTGTTTTTAAAACTTATTATAGTGCAGGCAATGCTCCGCGAGTGAATAATATTCATTTGCTTGCTGGGACCTTAGATGAAATGCTTGTTGCTCCAGGGGAGATTTTTTCATTTAATGAATTTGTGGGGCCACGGACAACCGAAAAAGGTTATCAAGAAGCGGGAACCATAATAAACGGTGAGGTGGTTCCTACTATAGGCGGAGGGGTTTGCCAGGTTGGGACAACTATATTTAATACAGCATTTTTTGGTGGATATCCAATTATAGAGAGAAGCAATCATAGCTTTTATATAAGCAAATACCCAACCGGAAGAGATGCAACTGTATCCTATGGCGGTCCGGACTTTAGATTTAAAAATGATACCTCTGCCCATATTTTAATTAAAACTTCTTATTCAAATTCCTCTGTAACTGTTTCTTTTTACAGTACGGGTTTTGGGATTAATGTATCGTATGATACTTCTCAATTTTCAAATATAGTTTCATGCCCTATTGAATATGTTGAAGATTCAACTATTAATAAAGGAGAACAGAAAATTGAGGAACAAGGAATTAATGGTTTTGATGTGACCGTATACAGAACTGTTACGAAAAATGGTGAGACAATACGGAAAGATAAATTTTTTAGCCGTTATAAACCCAAAAAAGCAGTCATTTTAATTGGGACAAAGGACAATTTTGAGCAAGAAGAAGATGGTGCAGTTCCAAAAGATTATGAGGAAACCACTTCAACAGCTTAA
- a CDS encoding ACT domain-containing protein, whose product MKAKQISVFLENKWGRLAEATKVLGDNDINIRALSVADTADYGVLRMIVNKPDKAYTALKDKGFIATKTNVFGIKISDKPGSLAGILEELKKKSLNVEYIYSFSEKSHDSAILILRVEDIDEAIKTLQSAGVKVIRAKELYTL is encoded by the coding sequence GTGAAAGCGAAACAAATTTCGGTTTTTCTTGAAAATAAGTGGGGGAGACTTGCCGAAGCAACAAAAGTTTTGGGAGATAACGATATTAATATTCGCGCTTTAAGTGTTGCCGATACTGCTGATTATGGCGTACTAAGAATGATTGTCAATAAACCAGACAAAGCTTATACAGCTCTTAAAGATAAAGGATTTATTGCAACCAAAACAAACGTGTTTGGAATAAAGATTTCCGATAAGCCAGGTAGTTTAGCAGGGATTCTTGAGGAATTAAAGAAAAAAAGTTTAAATGTAGAATATATATATAGTTTTTCAGAAAAGAGTCATGATTCTGCTATCCTTATTTTGCGGGTTGAAGATATTGATGAAGCGATTAAAACACTACAATCAGCGGGTGTAAAAGTTATTAGAGCTAAGGAATTATACACGCTTTAA
- a CDS encoding secondary thiamine-phosphate synthase enzyme YjbQ has product MVVGREICFLTKGNVDIVDLTQQIETVVKESGISNGMVNIFVPGATGSITTIECEAGLLDDFKNIIEELIPQNHHYYKHNNDLGGQNAHSHLRASLLGPSLTVPIVDKELTLGAWQQIIFIDFDDQPRNRCLKLQLIGE; this is encoded by the coding sequence ATGGTTGTAGGTAGAGAAATTTGTTTTTTAACTAAAGGGAATGTAGATATTGTTGATTTAACGCAACAGATAGAAACAGTCGTCAAAGAAAGTGGTATATCAAACGGAATGGTGAATATTTTTGTTCCGGGTGCAACGGGTTCGATAACTACCATAGAATGCGAAGCTGGTTTGTTGGATGATTTTAAAAATATCATTGAAGAATTAATTCCTCAAAATCATCACTACTATAAACACAACAATGATTTAGGCGGACAAAACGCCCACTCTCATTTAAGGGCATCACTGCTGGGTCCTTCACTCACGGTGCCAATTGTAGATAAAGAGTTAACTTTAGGAGCATGGCAGCAAATAATTTTTATAGACTTTGATGACCAGCCAAGAAACAGGTGTCTTAAGCTTCAACTAATAGGTGAATAG
- a CDS encoding DUF3006 domain-containing protein: protein MKKIASIDRFEKDVAVLLFEGVEGSYEFPRKILPPECNEGDIIIVEIALKENESKKRLKKSLNLIKRLTNHNEE from the coding sequence TTGAAAAAAATAGCTTCAATTGACCGATTTGAAAAAGATGTTGCAGTTCTTCTTTTTGAGGGAGTTGAAGGGTCCTATGAATTTCCCAGAAAAATATTGCCACCTGAGTGTAACGAAGGAGACATTATAATAGTAGAAATTGCTCTTAAAGAAAACGAGTCAAAGAAAAGGTTAAAAAAATCACTTAATTTAATTAAGAGATTAACAAATCATAATGAAGAGTAA